GGCAGGCGGCGCAGAACATGCGTTTGGGCAGCACCTCCAGCAACTTGGCGTTCATCTGCTCGACCAGGTCGGCGATGGCGTAGCCCTGCGCGGTGAGGTTGTAGAAGATCTCGGAGATGGGCAGCGCGCCCACCGCCGCCGACAACCCGTGGCCGGTGAAATCGCCCAGCATCACATATAGCGCCCCGGAGGGGGCGTAGCTGGCCATCAGCAGGTCGCCGTTGAACTGATCCATGGCCGCCGTCCAGTGCTTCAGACAGGGGGCTTCCTTCAGATTGCCGGCGCTGATGATGTTGGAGAACAGGAACCGTCCCACCTCCAGCTCCTGCTGGATGTGCTGCGCGTTCTGCTCCAATTGCGACTTCTGCTCTTCAAGGATGCGATGGAGCTGCTGAATTCGCTCCATGGCGCCGATCTTGGCTTGCAGAATGACGCGGTTGAACGGCTTGGTGAGGAAGTCGTCGCCACCGGCGTCAATGCACTTGACCAGCCCTTCATCATCGGTAACGGCGGTCAGAAAGATAATGGGGGTAAAGCGATCGCTGTCGTGCTGCTTGATCTGCCGCGCGGCCTCGTATCCGTTGAGCAGCGGCATGCGAATATCCATCAACACCAGATCGGGCTGATGCTCAATAAATGCTTCGACACCGTCTCGGCCATTGAACGCCGTCAGCACCTCGTGTCCATCGCGAACCAACAGACGATTGAGTATCGTACTGTTAATGCGATCATCATCGACAATGAGGATCTTCATCGATCAACGCGAGCCGATGCGACGCGCTGACTCACGTGATCTTGAACAGACGCTGGAAATTGGCGGTTTCCAGAATTTTGCGGATGTCCGGTTGGGCGTTGACGATTTCGATGTCCGCTTCATTGGCGCCGGCCTCTTCGCGCAGCAGCAGCAACATGCCCAGAGCGGAGGAGTCGATATACTCCGCGCCCGCCAGATCAATCACAAATTTGCGATTGGCGCCGCCGCCGTCCACTTCAACTTGATAGGCGGTGCGAAACTGCGAGTGCATCTCGAAGTTGAAACGCCCTTTGATGCTGATGACGGTTTGCGCGTTATCGCGCGTGACGGTGATGGTGCCTGACATGGTTGAATCGCCTCATGCAAGAGCGCGCGGCTGCGCGCAGACAAAAATCAACAGATTCCCCGACTCCGGCGCAAGCGCTGAAACGACGCTGGAGAAGCGCAAGGGAATCACATCCAGTGGCAAAGGCAGCGTTTCAATCAGCCGATTCAAGCTGGGTCGGCGCACTCCATTGGGACCCAGTTCGATGTGCAACCGCATGATTGAATGCGGACCGCTTGGATAGAACCGACGGGCGCTGCGCGTGCAATGATGAAAACTCAGGGCGCCTTCGAACAGGGCGCTTGGCGTTCGGATCAGCTTTGGCTGGGCTCCATGCCCAAAACCGACGCCACATTCAGAATCACCAGCAGATTGCGCTCAAACTCCACCACCCCATGCACGAAGTCGGCGGAGATGCCGCGCAAGTTGGCCGGCGGCGGTTGGATGTTGTCATCCACAATATCGCGCACGTCGCCCAGTTGGTCGACCACCAAGCCCACGGGATCCTGCCAGGGGCACTTGGCTTGGGCCAGTTCGCGATTGATCTGACCCACTTCGCTGCGAGTCTTCATGATCACGTTGTACTGTTTGGGTCGCTTGCCATTGACGGCTTTGGCCATGGCGTTGCGTTGTTGCTCCTCCGACCACCCTAGACGGGTTTTCAGATCGAACAGACTGATCACGCGACCGCGGATATTGAGCATGCCCCGAATGTAATCGGGCGCGCCCGGCACCGGCGTGCACTCCATGGAGCGGTTGATCTCCCGCACCAGGATGAT
The Magnetofaba australis IT-1 DNA segment above includes these coding regions:
- a CDS encoding STAS domain-containing protein, with product MSGTITVTRDNAQTVISIKGRFNFEMHSQFRTAYQVEVDGGGANRKFVIDLAGAEYIDSSALGMLLLLREEAGANEADIEIVNAQPDIRKILETANFQRLFKIT
- a CDS encoding chemotaxis protein CheW; this encodes MLVSTFTLGDLYLGIDIILVREINRSMECTPVPGAPDYIRGMLNIRGRVISLFDLKTRLGWSEEQQRNAMAKAVNGKRPKQYNVIMKTRSEVGQINRELAQAKCPWQDPVGLVVDQLGDVRDIVDDNIQPPPANLRGISADFVHGVVEFERNLLVILNVASVLGMEPSQS